A window of Kribbella sp. NBC_00382 genomic DNA:
TCGAAGCGGTAGCCCATGCCGGGTTCAGTGAGCAGGTGGACAGGTCTGGCCGGGTCGGCCTCGAGTTTTCGGCGGAGCTGGCCCATGTAGAAGCGCAGGTTGCCGCTCGCCGTCTCGTAACCGGGCCCCCAGACCTCGGTGAGCAGCTGCCGCTGGGACATCAACTTGCCGGGATGCCGGATCAGCACCTCCAGCAGATGCCACTCGGTCGGCGTCAGCCGGACATCCTCGCCGGACTCCAGCGTCACTCGCTTCGCCGACAGATCCACCTGGGCGCCACCGACCGTCACGACCGGCTGGTCCTGCGCGAGGTTGCTGCGCCGCAGTACTGCGCGCATCCGCGCCAGCAGCTCGTCGATGCCGAACGGCTTGGTCACGTAGTCGTCCGCGCCCGCGTCGAGCGCCTCGACCTTGTCCGTACTGTCGGTCCGCCCGGAAAGCACCAGGATCGGCGCCTCCGTCCAGCCGCGCAGCCCGCGAATCACGTCGACACCATCGAAGTCGGGCAGCCCGAGGTCGAGAATGACCAGGTCAGGCGGGTACTGCGCGGCCACCTTGAGCGCCGCCGTCCCACTGCCCGCGACGTGCACCTCGTACCGCCGCGCCTTCAGGTTGATCTGCAACGCCCGCACGATCTGCGGTTCGTCGTCGACCACCAGGATCCTGGTCATGACTGCCCCTCCGCCGCGGACCGCTCACGGCTGCCCGGTACCGGCGCGTCGGCCGCCTTCAAGGTTGCCACTGGCAACGAAACGACCATGGTGAGACCGCCGCCCGGCGTGTCCTCCGGCTGCAGCGAACCGTGCATCGCCTCGGCCAGTCCGCGGGCCAGCGCGAGCCCGAGCCCGACGCCGGTGGTGTTGTCGGTGTCGCCGAGCCGCTGGAACGGCGCGAACACCCGGTCCCGCTCCTCGCGCGGGATGCCCGGCCCGCGGTCGACCACCCGGATCTCGACGATGTCACCGAGCGAGCTTCCGGTGAGCAGCGGCGGCCGCCCGGCCGGCGAGTACCGCACCGCGTTGGCCAGCAGGTTGGCGATGACCCGCTCCAGCAGCGCCGGGTCCGCCTCGACCAACGGCAGTGTGTGCGGGATGTCGACGATGACCTCGGTAGCGTCGCCGAGCTCGGCGAGCGCACCTGGCATGATCTCGTCGAGCGCCATCGGCCTCGGGAACACCGGCAGTACTCCGGCCTGCAACCGGCTCAGGTCGAGCAGGTTGTCCACCAGCCGAGTCAGCCGGTCGAGCGATTCGTCGGCCGTCTCGAGCAACTCGTCCCGCTCCTCGTCGGTCCAGTCGACGTCCGAGCTGCGCAGGCTGGTGACCGACGCCTTGGCCGACGCGAGAGGGGACCGCAGGTCGTGGCCGACCGCGCGGAGGAGGGCAGTACGGAGCTTGTCGGCCTCGGCGAGTGGCTTGGCCTCAGCGGCGGCTTCGCTCAGCCGGGCCTTGTCGACGAGGGCTGCCGCGTGGGCTGCGAAGGCTCCCACCAAACGGCGTTCGTCCGCGGCCAGGGAGCGGCCTTGCAGGACGAGTACTAGGTCATCGCGACCGGGGATTTCCGCATCTCCGTCCTCCGGGCGCCGACAGGTCGGAGTACCGGCTGAGGCCAGCGGGCGCCAGGTTTCGGTCAGCTCGTCGGTGTCGACGCGTTCCATCAGGCAGGCGCTGGTCATCCCGAATGCTTCGCGGACTCGCTCGAGCAATGCGGGGAGGGCGGTTTCTCCGCGGAGTACGGAGCCTGCCAGGGTCGCCAGCGTCTCGGACTCGGCTGCCGACCGCGCGGCCTGGCGCGTACGCCGGGCCGCCCGGTCGACCACCGACGAGACGAGCGCCGCGATCAGCACGAAGATGCCCAGCGCGAGCGCATTGTTCGGCTCGGTGATCGTGAAGGACCGCTTCGGTGGGGTGAAGAACCAGTTCAGCACCAAGGTGCCCGCGATCGCGGTCAGCAGAGCCGGCCACAACCCGCCGACCAGGGCCACCACGACGACGGCGAACAGGAAAGCGAGCACGTTGCTGGTCAGGTTGAGCCTGTCGTCGCCGATGCTGAACAGGAAGGCGAACAGCGGCGGCAGGACGATCGCGAGCATGAACCCGTAGATCAGCCGCCGGCGCGACAGACTGCCGTGCACCCGGGGCAACCGGCCACGGCCCATCTCCGCGTGCGTGACGATGTGGACGTCGATATCGCCCGACTCACGAATCGCGCTGGACCCGATGCCCGGGCCGGTGAACAGCGCGGTCAGCCGGGAACGGCGGCTACCGCCGAGCACCAGCTGGGTGGCGTTCTCGGCGCGGGCGAAGGACAGCAGCGCGTCGGGGATGTCCTCGCCGACGACCTGGTGGTACGTACCACCGAGGCTCTCGACCAGGGCGCGTTGCTGGGCCAGTGCGGTCGGGTTGGCGCCGGTCAGCCCGTCGGAGCGGGTGATATGGACGGCGAGGAGGTCCCCGCCGGAGGAGCGGGCGGCGATGCGGGCGGCACGCCGGATCAGGGTCTCGCCTTCGGGTCCGCCGGTGAGCGCGACGACAACCCGCTCGCGCGCCTCCCAGGTGGAGTCGATGTCATGCTGCGAACGGTACTGCTGCAGGCCCGCGTCGACCCGGTCGGCGAGCCAGAGCAGCGCGAGTTCGCGCAGGGCGGACAGGTTGCCGACCCGGAAGTAGTTGCCCAGGGCAGCGTCGATCTTGTCCGCGGCGTAGACGTTGCCGTGCGCCATCCGGCGGCGCAGCGCCTCCGGGGTCATGTCGACCAGCTCGATCTGGTCCGCGGCCCGGACCACCCGGTCGGGCACGGTCTCCTGCTGCGGTACGCCGGTGATCTTCTCGACGACGTCGTTGATCGACTCCAGGTGCTGGATGTTGACCGCCGAGATCACGTCGACCCCGGCGGTCAGCAATGCGTCGATGTCCTCCCAGCGCTTGGCGTTCCGGCTGCCCGGAACGTTGCTGTGGGCAAGCTCGTCGACAATCGCCACCTCCGGCCGGCGGGCCAGTACTGCGTCCAGGTCCATCTCGGTGAAGCTGGCGCCGCGGTAGTCGATGATTTTGCGCGGCACCACCTCGAGGCCGTCGAGCATGGCGGCGGTGTGCTCGCGGCCGTGCGTCTCGACGTACCCGATCACGATGTCCGTACCGCGCTCACGCCGGCGCTGCGCCTCGCCCAGCATCTTGTAGGTCTTGCCGACGCCGGGCGCGGCACCCAAGTAGATCCTCAGGTGCCCGCGACCGCTTCTACTCATACCCTCATCGTCTCAGTTGTCTACTTCTGGGCAGCCAGGTCGGCGTTCAGGGTGACCACGTTCACCGTGGGCTCCCCGAGGAAGCCGAGCGTCCGCCCCTTGGTGTTGTCCTTCACCAACTGTTGCACCTTGGCGACGTCGAGCCCACGCTCCCGGGCAACCCGGTTCACCTGCAGCGCGGCGTACGCGGGGCTGATCGCCGGATCGAGGCCGGAACCGCTGGCCGTCAACGCGTCCGGCGGCACCTGGGACGGGTCGACACCCTCGAGTTCGGCGACCGTCTTGCGACGCTCCGCGATCAGGCCCTCCAGGTCCTTGTTGTTCGGCCCGTACTGCGACCCGGCGCTACCCGCCGCGTCGTAGTCGACCGCCGACGGCCTGGTCTGGAACCACAGCGGGTCGGCGACCATCACCGGCTTGCCGTCCGAGTCGACCTCGGGCTTGCCGTCCTTGGTCGCCTGCTTCGTGTACGCCTGACCGATCAGGTCGGAGGCGACGTCCTTGCCGTTGACCTGGATGACCGAGCCGTTGGCGTTGTCGTGGAACAGGGCCTGGGCGGCGCCGGTCATCGTCAGCGGGTAGATCACCCCCAGGCCGATCGTGAAGACCGCGATTGCCCGCGTTGCGACCCCGAACTGACGGAAAGTCGCGGGAAGTCTGCTGGACATTGTTTTCTATCCTTCTCAGCCGATGCCCGGGATGAGCGAGATCAGCAGGTCGATGAGTTTGATGCCGATGAACGGGGTGATCAGCCCGCCGACGCCGTAGATCAGCAGGTTGCGGCGCAGCATCGCCGACGCGGACGACGGCTTGTACTGCACCCCGCGCAGCGCCAATGGCACCAGCGCGATGATCACCAACGCGTTGAAGATGACCGCGGACAGGATCGCCGACTCGGCCGAGTCCAGCCGCATGATGTTGAGCTTGTCCAGCCCCGGGTAGGCCGCCGCGAACAGGGCCGGCAGGATCGCGAAGTACTTGGCCACGTCGTTCGCGATCGAGAACGTGGTCAACGAGCCCCGGGTGATCAGCAACTGCTTGCCGATCTCGACGATCTCGATCAGCTTGGTCGGGTTGGAGTCGAGGTCGACCATGTTGCCGGCCTCCTTGGCGGCCGACGTGCCGCTGTTCATCGCGACGCCGACATCGGCCTGCGCGAGCGCCGGAGCGTCGTTGGTACCGTCACCGGTCATCGCGACCAGCCGGCCACCCTCCTGCTCCTTCTTGATCAGCGCCATCTTGTCCTCGGGCGTCGCCTCGGCCAGGAAGTCGTCGACCCCGGCCTCCTCGGCGATCGCCTTCGCCGTCAACTGGTTGTCACCGGTGATCATCACGGTCCGGATGCCCATCGCGCGCATCTGGTCGAAGCGCTCGCGCATCCCTTCCTTGACGACGTCCTTGAGGTGGATGACACCCAGCGGACGGGCCACGCCGTTGTTGCTCTCAGCCACTACCAGCGGAGTCCCGCCGGAGGCGGAGATGCCGTCGACGATCTCGCCCAGGGCATCGTCCCCAGCGCCGCCCTGGCTATGGATCCAGGCGTTGACCGCACCGGCCGCACCCTTGCGAACCTGGCGGCCGTCGACGTCGACACCGCTCATCCGCGTCTGCGCGGTGAACTCGACGAAGGTCGCGTGCGGCAGCTCACCGGTGTGCCGCTCCCGCAGCTCGTACTTCGTTTTGGCGAGCACCACG
This region includes:
- a CDS encoding response regulator, which codes for MTRILVVDDEPQIVRALQINLKARRYEVHVAGSGTAALKVAAQYPPDLVILDLGLPDFDGVDVIRGLRGWTEAPILVLSGRTDSTDKVEALDAGADDYVTKPFGIDELLARMRAVLRRSNLAQDQPVVTVGGAQVDLSAKRVTLESGEDVRLTPTEWHLLEVLIRHPGKLMSQRQLLTEVWGPGYETASGNLRFYMGQLRRKLEADPARPVHLLTEPGMGYRFEP
- a CDS encoding sensor histidine kinase; this translates as MSRSGRGHLRIYLGAAPGVGKTYKMLGEAQRRRERGTDIVIGYVETHGREHTAAMLDGLEVVPRKIIDYRGASFTEMDLDAVLARRPEVAIVDELAHSNVPGSRNAKRWEDIDALLTAGVDVISAVNIQHLESINDVVEKITGVPQQETVPDRVVRAADQIELVDMTPEALRRRMAHGNVYAADKIDAALGNYFRVGNLSALRELALLWLADRVDAGLQQYRSQHDIDSTWEARERVVVALTGGPEGETLIRRAARIAARSSGGDLLAVHITRSDGLTGANPTALAQQRALVESLGGTYHQVVGEDIPDALLSFARAENATQLVLGGSRRSRLTALFTGPGIGSSAIRESGDIDVHIVTHAEMGRGRLPRVHGSLSRRRLIYGFMLAIVLPPLFAFLFSIGDDRLNLTSNVLAFLFAVVVVALVGGLWPALLTAIAGTLVLNWFFTPPKRSFTITEPNNALALGIFVLIAALVSSVVDRAARRTRQAARSAAESETLATLAGSVLRGETALPALLERVREAFGMTSACLMERVDTDELTETWRPLASAGTPTCRRPEDGDAEIPGRDDLVLVLQGRSLAADERRLVGAFAAHAAALVDKARLSEAAAEAKPLAEADKLRTALLRAVGHDLRSPLASAKASVTSLRSSDVDWTDEERDELLETADESLDRLTRLVDNLLDLSRLQAGVLPVFPRPMALDEIMPGALAELGDATEVIVDIPHTLPLVEADPALLERVIANLLANAVRYSPAGRPPLLTGSSLGDIVEIRVVDRGPGIPREERDRVFAPFQRLGDTDNTTGVGLGLALARGLAEAMHGSLQPEDTPGGGLTMVVSLPVATLKAADAPVPGSRERSAAEGQS
- a CDS encoding potassium-transporting ATPase subunit C; the protein is MSSRLPATFRQFGVATRAIAVFTIGLGVIYPLTMTGAAQALFHDNANGSVIQVNGKDVASDLIGQAYTKQATKDGKPEVDSDGKPVMVADPLWFQTRPSAVDYDAAGSAGSQYGPNNKDLEGLIAERRKTVAELEGVDPSQVPPDALTASGSGLDPAISPAYAALQVNRVARERGLDVAKVQQLVKDNTKGRTLGFLGEPTVNVVTLNADLAAQK